A region of Vitis riparia cultivar Riparia Gloire de Montpellier isolate 1030 chromosome 12, EGFV_Vit.rip_1.0, whole genome shotgun sequence DNA encodes the following proteins:
- the LOC117927343 gene encoding probable protein S-acyltransferase 6, producing the protein MASMNPEPEATGEDSKAREPKPEFESSNTFTKCGLEKKCEAPETKVPGKCRKILVWIREKLFLIKKVVEDKWVQLQHSCGPDSERTKIYQIWPGKNVFFFGGRLICGPDPRGLLLTTSSIILSSWIFAVYIGDDLPNHSTLIITFSLILTLVVLGNMILVSTMDPGIIPRNEQACVEEVDITKKCVKVNGVELKLKYCRICKIFRPPRSCHCAVCDNCVEKFDHHCPWIGQCVGLRNYRFYLMFMASALCFCIYLFAFSCRRMHQKLQQSGIGLLGVLRNCPETLALASFLFASIGFLGGLLSFHIYLIAINQTAYENFRQRYSGTRINPFDKGLLGNIKEVLFPPFQSSRVDFRAEVV; encoded by the exons ATGGCTTCAATGAATCCAGAACCGGAAGCAACTGGCGAAGATTCGAAAGCCAGAGAACCCAAACCCGAATTTGAGTCTTCAAACACCTTCACAAAATGTGGCTTGGAGAAGAAATGTGAAGCACCTGAAACAAAAGTGCCAGGAAAGTGCAGAAAAATTCTTGTTTGGATAAGGGAGAAActatttctgataaaaaaagtTGTAGAGGATAAATGGGTACAACTTCAGCACAGTTGCGGCCCCGATTCAGAAAGAACAAAGATTTACCAAATTTGGCCAGGGAAAAAT GTATTTTTCTTCGGAGGGCGACTCATCTGTGGCCCAGATCCAAGAGGATTGCTCTTGACAACCAGTTCAATCATTCTTTCAAGTTGGATTTTCGCCGTCTACATTGGAGATGATTTACCGAATCACTCCACTCTCATAATCACTTTCTCCCTGATTCTAACTTTAGTA GTTCTGGGAAACATGATCTTGGTCAGCACAATGGATCCAGGAATCATTCCCAGGAATGAGCAGGCTTGTGTGGAAGAAGTGGATATCACAAAGAAGTGTGTGAAGGTTAATGGGGTGGAGCTCAAACTCAAATACTGTCGAATTTGCAAGATTTTTAGGCCACCAAGGAGCTGTCACTGTGCTGTTTGCGACAACTGTGTCGAGAAATTCGATCATCACTGCCCATGGATCGGCCAGTGTGTTGGCCTG CGAAACTATCGATTCTACCTCATGTTCATGGCTTCAGCCTTGTGTTTTTGCATCTACCTATTCGCCTTTTCTTGCCGGAGAATGCACCAAAAACTACAACAGAGTGGCATTGGGCTACTGGGAGTGCTTAGAAACTGCCCAGAAACGCTGGCCTTGGCGTCGTTTCTCTTCGCAAGCATCGGGTTTTTAGGTGGCCTTCTCAGCTTTCACATCTATCTCATCGCCATCAATCAG ACAGCGTATGAGAATTTCAGGCAGCGATACTCGGGCACCAGAATTAATCCATTCGATAAAGGATTATTAGGTAATATTAAAGAAGTTTTGTTTCCACCATTTCAATCTTCTCGAGTAGATTTTCGAGCTGAAGTGGTTTGA